The following proteins are co-located in the Armatimonadota bacterium genome:
- a CDS encoding PQQ-binding-like beta-propeller repeat protein: MTSRTKLVLVAAVSAFSALSWAQVSGPAPLSWKWQQSTSVVPGPIKVDGDTVYSAVGRRVYALDRLTGNQKWRFPMGEGLQANLITGVVVNQGVAVFAADNRMLYGVDANTGEKKWEKVLETNVYGRPVVSGKFVLIAEGTSSVLAINPINGEPAWAEPVKLTYPMLSPVVASENDFFAISDNSELTCYTSLTGKQRWKVRLAQLRFGVEPVVSEDTIYLFSGEYVLGLATQNGARRMQANAGANLLFSPAIYKDIVTVVTDDARLLSFNRSGRAIAAPLPLGSQAMNAPVYVGGRVIVNTVNGNMNMIDPFTAQFVWNYTLKPTVKPKANDKGVTPPNLMVASTPVVASGSTLILAGQDGQLLAFDPNTGVDLTGPEAKMTFPPNGAEMYGQSNVAQDQIQPFFLFDVSDEACGLKGDTVKVEIDGRQMVHQMTKDGQYAVVIDGRQNRGFSDGNKKIIVTSTDWLGNVSKHEFFVTIDNAIPPFKRAASGGSNSGGFGGGRDN, from the coding sequence ATGACGTCGAGAACGAAATTGGTTTTGGTAGCCGCGGTGTCGGCATTCTCTGCCCTTAGCTGGGCTCAGGTGAGCGGACCTGCTCCATTGAGTTGGAAGTGGCAACAATCCACAAGCGTTGTGCCAGGGCCGATCAAGGTCGATGGCGACACCGTGTATTCAGCGGTAGGACGCCGAGTCTATGCTTTAGACCGATTGACCGGAAACCAGAAATGGCGTTTTCCGATGGGTGAGGGCCTCCAAGCAAATCTCATCACAGGAGTAGTCGTCAATCAGGGCGTCGCGGTGTTTGCGGCAGACAACCGAATGCTGTACGGCGTGGACGCGAACACCGGCGAGAAAAAGTGGGAAAAGGTTCTGGAGACCAATGTTTATGGTCGTCCTGTGGTGTCTGGCAAATTTGTGCTGATCGCTGAAGGAACCAGTTCTGTTTTGGCCATCAATCCGATCAACGGCGAACCCGCATGGGCCGAACCGGTAAAGCTGACCTATCCGATGCTTTCGCCAGTGGTTGCATCCGAAAACGATTTCTTTGCTATCTCAGACAACAGTGAACTGACCTGCTACACCTCGCTCACAGGCAAGCAGCGATGGAAAGTCCGATTGGCCCAACTCCGATTTGGGGTCGAGCCGGTTGTCAGCGAAGACACCATCTATCTCTTCAGCGGCGAATACGTGCTCGGACTTGCGACCCAGAACGGTGCGCGCCGCATGCAAGCCAATGCTGGTGCAAATCTGCTGTTCTCGCCAGCGATCTACAAGGATATCGTGACCGTCGTCACCGATGATGCGCGGTTGCTGTCTTTCAATCGTTCTGGCCGCGCGATCGCGGCTCCATTGCCGCTCGGTTCGCAAGCGATGAACGCGCCAGTCTACGTTGGCGGCCGCGTGATTGTGAACACGGTGAATGGCAACATGAACATGATCGATCCGTTCACTGCTCAGTTCGTCTGGAATTACACTCTCAAGCCGACGGTAAAGCCGAAGGCCAACGATAAAGGCGTGACTCCGCCGAACTTGATGGTGGCAAGCACACCGGTTGTGGCTAGCGGATCGACGCTGATTTTGGCTGGACAAGATGGCCAGTTGCTGGCGTTCGACCCGAATACCGGCGTTGACTTGACCGGTCCAGAAGCCAAGATGACCTTCCCGCCAAACGGTGCGGAAATGTACGGTCAATCAAACGTCGCTCAGGATCAAATCCAGCCATTCTTCCTATTCGATGTTTCGGACGAAGCTTGCGGATTGAAGGGTGATACGGTCAAGGTCGAGATCGACGGCCGGCAAATGGTCCACCAAATGACGAAGGACGGACAATATGCGGTGGTGATCGACGGTCGCCAAAATCGAGGATTCTCGGATGGCAACAAGAAAATCATCGTGACTTCGACCGACTGGCTCGGCAATGTCTCGAAGCATGAGTTCTTTGTGACGATCGACAATGCGATTCCGCCGTTTAAGCGCGCCGCTTCTGGTGGCTCGAATTCGGGCGGTTTCGGCGGCGGAAGGGATAACTGA
- the dprA gene encoding DNA-processing protein DprA, translating into MAGTLSPAKFSHIFEEIQQTKIDPIQVLKNHRLLTESERKRITGADDLALEKAINAGAKVIEQKDYPESLQVVDHTPPALFYRGSLDCLNAPCVAIVGTRRATTYGLAVAQKFSERLAKVGLTIISGGASGIDTAAHRGALDVGGKTAAVMGTGIDKVFPATNHRLFDEIAQKNGVLVSQFACGATTEPAFFIQRNELIAALADAVLVIEAPEKSGALRTAGVAANLNRPVFVVPGSISLENYRGSHALIRDGATLVDHPDQVFEAFEIVPDAEEDPETAELSDVQRQILEVVSDQPMAAEKIIAMTGLETSEVLGELTMMEIDGWLIRDGIGYSRKP; encoded by the coding sequence TTGGCAGGGACATTAAGCCCTGCCAAGTTTTCTCATATTTTTGAAGAGATTCAGCAGACAAAAATTGATCCGATTCAGGTTCTGAAGAACCATCGATTGCTGACTGAATCGGAGCGCAAGCGGATAACCGGCGCAGATGATCTCGCACTTGAAAAGGCAATCAATGCGGGCGCAAAGGTCATCGAACAAAAGGACTATCCCGAGTCGTTGCAGGTCGTCGACCACACCCCTCCAGCACTTTTTTATCGTGGATCACTGGACTGCCTGAATGCCCCTTGCGTGGCAATCGTTGGCACGCGAAGAGCGACCACTTACGGTTTGGCGGTCGCCCAAAAGTTCTCAGAGCGGCTCGCAAAGGTAGGCCTGACCATCATTTCGGGCGGTGCATCGGGCATTGATACCGCGGCACATCGAGGCGCGCTGGATGTCGGCGGCAAGACAGCGGCGGTGATGGGCACGGGAATTGATAAGGTTTTTCCGGCGACAAATCATCGCCTGTTCGATGAAATCGCCCAGAAGAACGGAGTTTTGGTTAGCCAGTTTGCCTGTGGGGCAACCACCGAACCAGCCTTCTTTATCCAGCGAAACGAGTTGATTGCTGCGCTCGCAGACGCGGTGTTGGTCATCGAAGCTCCAGAGAAATCCGGTGCGCTGCGTACCGCCGGAGTCGCAGCGAATCTGAATCGGCCGGTTTTTGTCGTGCCAGGCAGCATTTCGCTCGAAAACTATCGGGGATCTCATGCCTTGATTCGGGATGGTGCAACGTTGGTCGACCACCCCGATCAGGTTTTCGAAGCGTTTGAGATTGTGCCCGACGCAGAAGAAGACCCAGAGACTGCAGAACTTTCCGATGTTCAGCGGCAGATACTCGAAGTGGTTAGCGATCAACCCATGGCTGCCGAGAAAATTATCGCGATGACCGGGTTGGAGACCTCAGAAGTGCTGGGCGAATTGACGATGATGGAAATCGACGGATGGCTGATCCGGGATGGAATCGGGTATTCCAGAAAGCCATGA
- a CDS encoding APC family permease, which translates to MGGFSKFKRFVFGRPIATKHAHNERLSKRIALPVFASDALSSCAYATEEIMRVFMIIGASAGFGPAFLHKTFEISIWICVLIAIVALSYRQTIYAYPGGGGSYTVAKENLGSFPGEVAGASLLIDYILTVSVSVSAGVLAIVSINPALSPYIVHMGIFAVAVITIANLRGAKESGAIFSIPTYSFILLLGVVIVYGIFFKQPAPIPQEVIEARSKVPPDYQMLSFAYIFMVARAFSSGCTALTGIEAISNGTQAFKEPVSKNASTTLWWMAAILAFLFIGSSFLAEKFHIVPIEDVTDPRFKTVIASIVANVFPTNTPFGMFYYNAMLVMTAGILILAANTAFADFPRLASLISRDGYLPRQLSSQGDRLVFQNGIIILALVAGFLIFIFGGDTHKLIPLYAIGVFMSFTLSQFGMAIHAKKHKQKFTNVLLSATGGTITLVITGIITATKWHDGAWLVPIAIGIVLFMFTQIKKHYKYLAGELEITPEDAVPKARTTVLLMTPRLHKGILQAIGYAQSLADDVRAVHVTLDPKGVKRVKDDWDRFGSEIPLVILESPYRSLIEPIIEYIDEALEEDPTQIITVIVPEAVPRKWWHRFLHNNVAIALKIALGQRKNVVITNVRYFLK; encoded by the coding sequence ATGGGCGGGTTTTCAAAATTTAAACGATTCGTTTTCGGGCGACCCATCGCCACCAAGCACGCGCACAACGAGCGACTCTCAAAGCGAATTGCCCTTCCGGTGTTTGCGAGCGACGCGCTTTCTTCCTGTGCTTATGCCACCGAAGAAATCATGCGCGTGTTCATGATCATCGGTGCGTCGGCTGGGTTTGGACCGGCATTCCTCCACAAGACATTCGAGATTTCGATCTGGATTTGTGTGCTCATCGCGATTGTTGCGCTGAGCTATCGGCAGACGATCTACGCGTATCCAGGCGGCGGAGGCTCGTACACAGTTGCCAAGGAGAATCTGGGTAGCTTCCCGGGCGAAGTCGCTGGTGCCTCACTTCTGATCGACTACATCTTGACGGTGTCGGTATCGGTGTCCGCTGGTGTTCTTGCGATCGTTTCGATCAATCCAGCGCTATCGCCGTACATCGTCCACATGGGCATCTTTGCGGTTGCAGTGATCACGATTGCGAACCTGCGAGGAGCGAAGGAATCTGGCGCAATTTTCTCGATTCCAACTTACAGTTTTATCCTGTTGCTCGGAGTTGTCATCGTCTACGGCATCTTCTTCAAGCAACCGGCGCCGATTCCTCAAGAGGTAATCGAGGCACGTTCAAAAGTGCCGCCAGACTATCAGATGCTTTCATTCGCATATATCTTTATGGTGGCGCGAGCCTTCAGTAGCGGATGTACTGCGTTGACCGGTATCGAGGCGATCTCCAACGGTACTCAGGCGTTTAAGGAACCTGTAAGCAAGAACGCCTCAACCACGCTTTGGTGGATGGCGGCAATCCTGGCATTCCTTTTTATCGGTAGCAGCTTTCTCGCAGAGAAGTTCCACATCGTCCCAATCGAAGATGTCACTGACCCGCGCTTTAAGACGGTTATCGCGTCGATTGTTGCGAACGTGTTCCCAACAAATACGCCGTTTGGGATGTTCTATTACAACGCGATGCTGGTGATGACGGCGGGTATTTTGATCCTCGCCGCGAACACCGCTTTCGCTGACTTTCCACGGCTTGCCAGCTTGATTTCTCGGGATGGCTACCTGCCTCGCCAGCTCAGTAGCCAAGGCGACCGACTGGTATTCCAAAACGGAATCATCATCCTCGCTTTGGTTGCTGGATTCCTGATTTTCATCTTTGGCGGCGATACGCACAAGCTGATCCCACTCTATGCCATCGGCGTCTTCATGAGCTTCACGTTGAGCCAATTCGGAATGGCGATCCATGCCAAGAAGCACAAGCAGAAGTTCACGAATGTTCTCTTGAGTGCGACTGGCGGAACGATCACGCTCGTGATCACCGGCATTATCACTGCGACGAAGTGGCACGATGGAGCGTGGCTGGTACCAATCGCGATCGGCATCGTCCTGTTCATGTTCACCCAGATCAAGAAGCACTACAAGTACCTGGCGGGCGAATTGGAAATCACGCCTGAAGACGCCGTTCCAAAGGCGCGCACGACCGTGCTGTTGATGACGCCAAGGCTGCACAAGGGCATTCTGCAAGCGATTGGTTATGCGCAATCTTTGGCTGACGACGTCCGCGCAGTACACGTGACGCTCGATCCGAAAGGAGTCAAGCGCGTGAAAGACGATTGGGATCGATTTGGTTCGGAAATTCCGCTGGTGATCTTGGAATCGCCTTATCGCTCGCTGATTGAGCCGATTATTGAGTACATCGATGAGGCCTTGGAAGAAGATCCGACCCAGATCATCACCGTGATCGTGCCGGAAGCTGTCCCGCGCAAGTGGTGGCACCGATTCCTTCACAACAATGTGGCGATCGCTCTCAAAATCGCGCTCGGGCAACGTAAAAATGTCGTGATTACCAACGTTAGGTACTTCTTGAAATGA
- the corA gene encoding magnesium/cobalt transporter CorA encodes MELNHLPKHHSRCVALTGGSCREISEEEFLAGNGFDFAWLHLDGVELQRDHHKLSKQFHLCELTLEDALSEHSRSGLEQQNGKIAFIAESVRLENDRAVYQNIAFFFDAKSLVTLSVKKSPLLHALQSDFLADPEDFGDHAGEIVASVVDGTLDGFFPVVDFYHDKIEALEDSIFSGNLQQSGKALEIKRELLVLRKRIAPLRDNLNSISRYAAPVVRPEDGPYFNDLYNHCLRLVENIDLGRDILSTIMDVQLNLVNTRLNEIVRVLTVISTLMMACSLIAGIYGMNFKHMPELDAIYGYPLALAGMVLVCVVILAVFRKKKWI; translated from the coding sequence ATGGAATTGAATCATCTTCCCAAACACCACAGTCGTTGCGTCGCGCTAACTGGTGGAAGTTGCCGAGAAATTTCTGAAGAGGAGTTTCTAGCTGGCAATGGATTCGACTTTGCTTGGTTGCACCTTGATGGGGTCGAACTGCAAAGAGATCATCACAAACTCTCGAAGCAGTTTCACCTTTGCGAGTTGACTCTGGAGGACGCGCTAAGCGAGCATTCACGGTCTGGGCTTGAACAGCAAAACGGCAAGATCGCATTCATTGCAGAATCCGTTCGGTTGGAAAATGATCGCGCCGTCTATCAAAATATCGCGTTCTTCTTTGATGCGAAGTCTTTGGTCACGCTCTCAGTAAAGAAATCACCTCTTCTCCACGCGCTCCAATCAGATTTTCTGGCTGATCCTGAAGATTTTGGCGATCATGCCGGAGAAATCGTCGCGAGTGTCGTGGACGGCACCTTGGATGGATTCTTTCCCGTCGTCGATTTCTACCACGACAAAATCGAAGCGCTTGAGGATTCAATCTTCTCTGGCAACCTGCAACAGTCCGGAAAAGCTCTTGAAATCAAGCGTGAGCTCCTTGTGTTGCGCAAGCGGATTGCCCCCCTACGAGACAACCTCAATTCGATTAGCCGGTACGCGGCACCAGTAGTCCGCCCAGAAGACGGTCCATATTTCAACGACCTCTACAACCACTGTCTGCGACTTGTCGAAAACATCGATCTGGGGCGAGACATCCTTTCGACCATCATGGATGTCCAGTTGAACCTGGTCAACACTCGGCTGAACGAAATTGTTCGGGTTCTGACTGTGATTTCGACGTTGATGATGGCTTGCAGTCTGATCGCCGGGATCTACGGAATGAATTTCAAGCACATGCCCGAACTCGACGCGATCTACGGCTATCCGCTGGCCCTTGCTGGAATGGTTCTGGTGTGTGTGGTCATTCTTGCGGTGTTCCGGAAGAAGAAATGGATTTGA
- a CDS encoding amidohydrolase family protein has protein sequence MSAIFSMLGPQGWGSYQRESERWERVDASTTDTFIPGFVDIHIHGAFGIDFMSASKEEMVQLADQLHGLGYSAFYPTTVTATANDVRAALSNLPEHPMIPGFHLEGPFISPEYPGAQPPECILDYDGHEDEWDDILSDPRLKVITLAPERPGADRLISKLVSQGVRVSYGHTNATFAECQSGFKIGARHTTHTYNAMRPLHHREAGTVGYALANPEVRTELIYDRIHVCREAAEVLIQAKGPESVIAISDSTLASGLPSGSEVMMWGHACVMGDKQIRLKSNGALAGSAITLKDAFQNLADDFGIEFAVRATCYNPRLALGLPTEENQGLILNSQWEIIDRIAF, from the coding sequence ATGAGCGCAATTTTCTCGATGCTTGGACCTCAAGGTTGGGGGAGCTACCAACGAGAATCGGAACGTTGGGAGCGTGTCGATGCGTCCACGACTGACACCTTCATTCCGGGGTTTGTCGACATTCACATCCATGGCGCATTTGGCATCGACTTCATGTCGGCATCAAAGGAGGAGATGGTGCAATTGGCTGATCAGTTGCACGGACTTGGATACTCCGCGTTCTATCCGACGACGGTCACAGCGACAGCAAATGATGTTCGGGCTGCGCTTTCTAACTTGCCAGAACATCCGATGATTCCTGGATTCCATTTGGAAGGACCGTTTATCAGCCCGGAATATCCAGGAGCGCAGCCGCCAGAATGCATCCTCGACTATGACGGGCACGAAGATGAATGGGACGATATTCTTTCCGATCCGCGGTTGAAAGTGATCACGTTAGCTCCAGAAAGACCAGGTGCCGATCGGTTGATTTCTAAGCTCGTGAGTCAAGGTGTGCGAGTGAGCTATGGGCACACGAACGCGACCTTTGCTGAGTGCCAGTCCGGATTCAAAATCGGTGCTAGGCACACGACCCATACCTACAATGCGATGCGGCCATTACACCACCGTGAAGCAGGGACGGTCGGCTATGCGCTTGCCAATCCGGAAGTGCGAACTGAGCTCATCTACGATCGAATCCATGTTTGCAGAGAAGCCGCTGAGGTTCTGATTCAGGCGAAGGGGCCGGAGTCTGTGATCGCGATCAGCGACAGCACACTAGCTTCTGGATTGCCTTCCGGAAGCGAGGTGATGATGTGGGGACATGCTTGCGTGATGGGGGACAAGCAAATTCGTTTGAAGTCGAACGGAGCACTTGCCGGAAGCGCCATTACACTCAAGGATGCCTTCCAAAATCTTGCTGACGATTTCGGAATAGAATTCGCGGTGCGGGCAACCTGCTATAATCCGAGATTGGCGCTGGGTCTTCCAACGGAGGAAAATCAAGGGCTTATTCTAAATAGCCAATGGGAGATCATTGACCGAATCGCTTTCTAG